A stretch of the Dyella telluris genome encodes the following:
- a CDS encoding helix-turn-helix domain-containing protein, which translates to MTTTARPTGDDANLRPLAHQIPSACARLGISRSSLYELMGSGKLKNFHVGRRVLIAESELQRFVDEAMQEAA; encoded by the coding sequence ATGACTACCACCGCACGTCCCACTGGCGACGACGCCAACCTGCGCCCCTTGGCGCACCAAATCCCATCCGCCTGCGCGCGCCTGGGGATTTCCCGGTCTTCCTTGTACGAACTCATGGGCAGCGGAAAGCTGAAAAACTTCCACGTCGGCCGTCGCGTATTGATCGCGGAAAGCGAGCTGCAGCGCTTTGTCGATGAAGCGATGCAGGAGGCCGCATGA
- a CDS encoding AAA family ATPase: protein MRSINFTRADQVEFKPTDWLIDGWLVKDTLAGLVAPSGACKSFLAIDWACRVATGSLWFGRNVKQGAVFYLAGEGRTGLRKRIAAWERHNGISIEGAPLFLADSLPILCEDYAHVGIINSIEDIAESIFFDSGCDPELIVIDTVARAMGGANENSSEDMGRLIRACDSLRTRWGATVLTVHHTGHDPNNQERGRGSSAYKAALDSEMVIKPGDPDFTLKATKAKDWAEPTPLTLRRVPVEIELPQLDGKILLETSLALHDATGAMVESKRQAAVIEMFRQGKSQREIAEETGTPRTTVQRWLKKAA, encoded by the coding sequence ATGCGATCCATCAACTTCACCCGCGCCGACCAGGTCGAGTTCAAACCCACTGACTGGCTCATTGATGGCTGGCTGGTGAAGGACACGTTGGCAGGCCTAGTTGCGCCATCAGGCGCGTGCAAGAGCTTCCTCGCCATCGACTGGGCGTGCCGCGTTGCCACCGGATCGCTCTGGTTTGGGCGCAACGTCAAGCAGGGGGCTGTGTTCTATTTGGCCGGCGAGGGCCGTACCGGCCTGCGCAAGCGAATCGCAGCGTGGGAGCGGCACAACGGCATCAGCATCGAGGGCGCTCCACTTTTCTTGGCCGACAGTCTGCCGATCCTCTGCGAAGACTATGCGCACGTCGGAATTATTAACTCCATTGAGGACATTGCCGAATCCATCTTTTTCGATTCTGGCTGCGATCCTGAGTTGATCGTGATCGACACAGTGGCGAGGGCCATGGGTGGTGCGAACGAAAACAGCAGCGAGGATATGGGGCGACTCATACGTGCATGTGATTCGTTGCGCACGCGCTGGGGTGCCACGGTGCTCACCGTGCACCACACCGGCCACGATCCCAACAACCAGGAGCGTGGGCGCGGCAGTAGCGCGTACAAGGCCGCGCTCGACTCAGAGATGGTGATCAAGCCAGGTGACCCGGATTTCACCCTCAAGGCCACCAAGGCGAAAGACTGGGCTGAGCCAACACCGCTGACATTGCGCCGCGTCCCGGTGGAGATCGAACTACCCCAACTGGATGGGAAGATCCTCCTGGAAACGAGCCTCGCCCTGCACGATGCGACGGGAGCAATGGTGGAGTCAAAACGACAGGCGGCAGTCATCGAGATGTTCCGCCAGGGAAAGTCACAGAGAGAGATCGCCGAGGAAACAGGAACACCTCGGACCACCGTGCAGCGATGGCTGAAGAAAGCAGCATGA
- a CDS encoding phage terminase large subunit has translation MSQAQTIDLNEFQQGAMAVPEEFDIFLGGGRGGGKSYALALLCLRHAEQYAEQARMLYIRRSYKGLADFELVCRDLFGKVYGTAAKYNAAEHVWRFPNGAYLELGQLESHADYAKYQGRSFTTLLVDEAGQFPDPSLLDILRSNMRGPRGMPIRMIVAANPGGPGHHWLASRYVFRAAPWTMFDEPKSKRPWVYAPSTFADNRFIDREQYADQLESACPDDPELLRAWVDGDWAVNRGAYFASVLDETRNAVESWDEIHEGWDTFLAHDFGSSAPSATYVFARSPGATVGERYYPRNSLVIVDELATCKRGNVNAGLGWTVPVLAENIIDMCKRWGIRPHGVADDACFAKTGHGAGSIADEFRHTGVYFEPARKADRITGWNRMRRLLADAGSVDKPGLYIARRCEYFWATVPMLPRDQKRIEDVDSTGPDHGADAVRYGCLQTPRIALVQPLRI, from the coding sequence ATGAGCCAAGCACAGACGATTGATCTAAACGAGTTCCAGCAGGGCGCCATGGCGGTGCCCGAGGAATTCGACATATTCCTTGGCGGTGGCCGTGGTGGCGGCAAGAGCTACGCCCTGGCGTTGCTTTGCTTGCGCCACGCCGAGCAGTACGCCGAGCAGGCACGCATGCTGTACATCCGCCGAAGCTACAAAGGCCTGGCCGACTTCGAGCTGGTATGCCGCGACCTGTTCGGAAAGGTCTATGGCACAGCAGCGAAGTACAACGCCGCCGAGCATGTGTGGCGATTCCCGAATGGTGCGTATCTCGAACTAGGCCAGCTCGAGAGTCATGCCGACTACGCCAAGTATCAGGGCCGGTCCTTCACCACGTTGTTGGTCGACGAGGCTGGGCAGTTTCCCGATCCGTCACTGCTGGACATCCTGCGATCCAACATGCGCGGCCCGCGCGGCATGCCTATCCGCATGATCGTAGCGGCCAACCCTGGCGGCCCGGGTCACCACTGGCTCGCGAGTCGCTACGTGTTCCGCGCTGCGCCCTGGACGATGTTTGATGAGCCCAAGAGCAAGCGCCCGTGGGTGTATGCGCCATCGACGTTCGCCGACAACCGCTTCATCGATCGCGAGCAGTACGCCGACCAGTTGGAGAGTGCCTGCCCGGACGATCCCGAGTTGCTGCGCGCATGGGTCGATGGCGATTGGGCGGTGAACCGCGGCGCGTACTTTGCCAGCGTGCTGGACGAGACACGCAACGCCGTGGAGTCGTGGGACGAGATACACGAGGGCTGGGATACCTTCCTGGCGCACGACTTCGGCAGTTCGGCGCCGAGTGCCACCTATGTGTTCGCCCGGTCACCAGGTGCTACGGTCGGCGAGCGTTATTACCCGCGCAATAGCCTGGTTATCGTGGACGAGCTGGCGACGTGCAAGCGTGGCAACGTCAATGCCGGCCTGGGCTGGACGGTGCCGGTGCTGGCCGAGAACATCATCGACATGTGCAAGCGGTGGGGCATCCGTCCGCATGGCGTGGCCGACGATGCGTGCTTTGCCAAGACGGGCCACGGTGCCGGCTCCATTGCCGACGAGTTCCGCCACACCGGCGTCTATTTCGAGCCGGCGCGCAAGGCTGACCGCATCACGGGCTGGAACCGCATGCGCCGCTTGCTGGCTGATGCAGGCAGTGTCGACAAGCCAGGGCTCTACATCGCCCGTCGCTGCGAATACTTCTGGGCCACAGTGCCCATGCTGCCGCGCGATCAGAAGCGCATCGAGGACGTGGATAGCACCGGGCCCGATCACGGGGCCGACGCGGTGCGCTATGGCTGTCTGCAAACACCTCGCATCGCGCTGGTGCAGCCGCTGCGCATCTGA
- a CDS encoding lipid-A-disaccharide synthase N-terminal domain-containing protein, whose protein sequence is MDFLTHQLDHILGSLHRFELTPWKMVGFLGSVMFTSRWFVQLYYTRKLKRVVMPLSFWWLSVIGSALLLSYFIFGKNDSVGILSNFFPSFVSVYNLVVHMREVKRRGLVESEV, encoded by the coding sequence ATGGACTTCCTGACCCACCAGCTCGACCACATTCTCGGGTCCCTGCACCGCTTCGAACTGACGCCCTGGAAAATGGTGGGTTTCCTGGGCTCGGTGATGTTCACCAGTCGCTGGTTCGTGCAGCTGTACTACACGCGCAAGCTCAAGCGTGTGGTGATGCCGCTGTCGTTCTGGTGGCTGTCGGTGATTGGCAGCGCGCTGCTGCTGTCCTACTTCATCTTTGGCAAGAACGACTCGGTGGGCATCCTGTCCAATTTCTTCCCGTCCTTTGTCTCCGTGTACAACCTGGTGGTGCACATGCGTGAGGTAAAGCGGCGCGGGCTGGTGGAAAGCGAGGTCTGA
- the metH gene encoding methionine synthase, translating to MMPRHTRLSGLEPLVITPDLLFVNVGERTNVTGSAQFRKLIKEDRYEEAVDVARQQVASGAQIIDVNMDEGLIDSEAAMTRFLNLIAAEPDIARVPVMVDSSKWTVIEAGLRCLQGKGIVNSISMKEGEDLFLEHARKVQQYGAAVVVMAFDEQGQADTCERKVEICSRAYELLTTRLDFPPEDIIFDPNIFAIATGIEEHNNYAVDFIEATREIKRRFPDTHVSGGVSNVSFSFRGNNVVREAIHSVFLYHAIKAGMDMGIVNAGALMIYDDLPEELRERVEDVVLNRRSDATERLLEIADNYKAKKGEVVVENLAWREKPVRARLSHALVHGIDQYVVEDTELARLESTRPLDVIEGPLMDGMNVVGDLFGAGKMFLPQVVKSARVMKKAVAHLIPFIEEEKARTGDAGKSNGKIVMATVKGDVHDIGKNIVGVVLRCNNFDVVDLGVMVPTQKILETAIAENADIIGLSGLITPSLEEMSQVAREMQRQNFTIPLMIGGATTSRAHTALKIEPHYKSPTVWVKDASRAVGVAQSLVSKELVDNFIAKVKAEYAEVRDRHRNRGSGKPLVPLDKARAQRYSTDWAAYEPPQPKKPGITVFNDYDLAELRRYIDWSPFFNAWELAGRYPAILTDEIVGPQATELFKDAQAMLDTLIAEKWLTARAVIGFWPAASTGDDVVVHTDDGKKTTLHHLRQQVDKPVERPDFCLADFVAPKAAGKQDWIGGFAVTAGIGIDEHVARFEQSHDDYSAILLKALADRLAEAFAERLHERVRREFWGYAPAESLDNESLIDEKYRGIRPAPGYPACPDHTEKGTLFRLLDATNHAGIELTDSFAMYPTAAVSGWYFSHPDSQYFVVGRLTREQVDDYAKRKGWTREEAERWLAPNLDYDPD from the coding sequence ATGATGCCCCGCCACACCCGACTCTCCGGCCTTGAACCGCTGGTCATCACGCCCGACCTGCTCTTCGTCAACGTCGGCGAACGCACCAACGTCACCGGCTCCGCGCAATTCCGCAAGCTCATCAAGGAAGATCGCTACGAGGAAGCGGTGGATGTCGCGCGCCAGCAGGTAGCCAGCGGCGCGCAGATCATCGACGTGAACATGGACGAAGGCCTGATCGATTCGGAAGCGGCCATGACGCGCTTCCTCAACCTGATCGCGGCCGAGCCGGACATCGCCCGTGTGCCGGTGATGGTGGATTCGTCCAAGTGGACCGTGATCGAAGCGGGCCTGCGCTGCCTGCAAGGCAAGGGCATCGTCAACTCCATCTCCATGAAGGAAGGCGAGGACCTGTTCCTGGAGCACGCGCGCAAGGTGCAGCAGTACGGCGCCGCCGTGGTGGTCATGGCGTTCGACGAACAGGGTCAGGCCGACACCTGCGAACGCAAGGTGGAGATCTGTTCACGCGCCTACGAACTGCTCACCACCCGACTCGATTTTCCGCCCGAAGACATCATTTTCGATCCGAACATCTTTGCCATCGCCACCGGCATCGAGGAACACAACAACTACGCGGTGGACTTCATCGAAGCCACCCGCGAAATCAAGCGCCGCTTCCCCGATACGCATGTCTCCGGCGGCGTGTCGAACGTGTCGTTCTCGTTCCGCGGCAACAACGTGGTGCGCGAGGCCATCCACTCCGTGTTCCTCTACCACGCCATCAAGGCGGGCATGGACATGGGCATCGTCAACGCCGGCGCGCTGATGATCTACGACGACCTTCCCGAGGAACTGCGGGAGCGCGTCGAAGACGTGGTGCTCAATCGCCGCAGCGATGCTACCGAGCGCCTGCTGGAGATTGCCGACAACTACAAGGCAAAGAAGGGCGAAGTCGTCGTCGAAAACCTGGCCTGGCGCGAGAAGCCCGTGCGCGCGCGCCTCAGCCACGCGCTGGTGCATGGCATCGACCAGTACGTGGTGGAAGACACCGAGTTGGCCCGCCTGGAATCCACCCGCCCGCTCGACGTCATCGAAGGCCCGCTGATGGATGGCATGAACGTGGTCGGCGACCTGTTCGGCGCCGGCAAGATGTTCCTGCCGCAGGTGGTGAAATCCGCCCGTGTGATGAAGAAGGCCGTGGCCCACCTCATCCCCTTCATCGAAGAGGAAAAGGCGCGCACGGGCGATGCCGGCAAATCCAACGGCAAGATCGTCATGGCCACGGTGAAGGGCGACGTGCACGACATCGGCAAGAACATCGTCGGTGTAGTACTCCGCTGCAACAACTTCGACGTGGTCGACCTGGGCGTGATGGTGCCCACGCAGAAGATCCTGGAAACCGCCATTGCCGAGAATGCGGACATCATCGGCCTGTCGGGCCTGATCACGCCGTCACTGGAAGAAATGAGCCAGGTGGCGCGCGAAATGCAGCGCCAGAACTTCACCATCCCGCTGATGATCGGCGGCGCCACTACCTCGCGCGCGCATACCGCGCTGAAGATCGAGCCGCACTACAAGTCGCCCACCGTGTGGGTGAAAGATGCCTCGCGCGCCGTGGGCGTGGCGCAGTCGCTGGTGAGCAAGGAGCTGGTCGACAACTTCATCGCCAAGGTGAAGGCCGAATACGCCGAAGTGCGCGACCGCCACCGCAACCGTGGCAGCGGCAAGCCGCTGGTGCCGCTGGACAAGGCCCGCGCGCAACGCTACAGCACGGACTGGGCGGCCTACGAACCGCCCCAGCCGAAGAAACCCGGCATCACCGTCTTCAACGACTACGACCTGGCCGAACTGCGCCGGTACATCGACTGGTCGCCGTTCTTCAATGCGTGGGAACTGGCCGGCCGTTACCCCGCCATCCTCACCGACGAGATCGTCGGCCCGCAGGCCACCGAGCTGTTCAAGGACGCGCAGGCGATGCTGGACACGCTGATCGCCGAGAAGTGGCTCACCGCGCGCGCCGTGATCGGTTTCTGGCCGGCGGCATCCACCGGCGACGACGTGGTCGTGCACACTGACGACGGCAAGAAGACCACCCTGCACCACCTGCGCCAGCAGGTCGACAAGCCGGTCGAACGCCCGGACTTCTGCCTCGCCGACTTCGTCGCGCCCAAGGCCGCCGGCAAGCAGGACTGGATTGGCGGCTTCGCCGTCACTGCCGGCATCGGCATCGATGAACACGTGGCCCGCTTCGAGCAGTCGCACGACGACTACTCGGCCATCCTGCTCAAGGCCCTGGCCGACCGCCTGGCCGAAGCCTTTGCCGAGCGCCTGCACGAGCGCGTGCGCCGCGAGTTCTGGGGCTATGCGCCCGCCGAATCGCTGGACAACGAGTCACTCATTGACGAGAAGTACCGCGGCATCCGCCCGGCCCCCGGCTACCCCGCCTGCCCCGACCACACCGAGAAGGGCACGCTGTTCCGGCTGCTGGATGCTACGAACCATGCCGGCATCGAACTTACCGACAGCTTCGCCATGTATCCCACGGCGGCCGTGTCCGGCTGGTACTTCTCGCACCCGGACAGCCAGTACTTCGTGGTGGGCCGCCTGACCCGCGAACAGGTCGACGACTACGCCAAGCGCAAGGGCTGGACGCGCGAGGAAGCCGAACGCTGGCTGGCGCCGAACCTGGATTACGACCCGGACTGA
- a CDS encoding homocysteine S-methyltransferase family protein: MSTLPWLHPDRVALLEKGLRERILIIDGGMGTMLQGHQLDETAFRGERFVDGHDSAHAHDHPGSCDLKGNNDLLTLTTPDIIRGVHEAYLEAGADLVETNTFNSTRISQADYHLEHLAYELNREGARLARAACDAFEAKTPDKPRFVIGVLGPTSRTASLSPDVNDPGFRNVTFEELVSNYTEATAGLVDGGADIIMVETIFDTLNAKAALFAISELFRERGARLPVMISGTITDRSGRTLSGQTAEAFYYSVQHARPISVGLNCALGAADLRPHVQVLANTATCFVSTHPNAGLPNAFGEYDETPEQMAAVIGGFARDGLLNLVGGCCGTTPAHIKAIAEAVRDVTPRVLPGEAQVAA; this comes from the coding sequence ATGAGCACCCTCCCCTGGCTGCACCCCGACCGCGTTGCCCTTCTCGAAAAGGGCCTGCGCGAACGCATCCTGATCATCGACGGCGGCATGGGCACCATGCTGCAAGGCCACCAGCTGGATGAAACCGCGTTCCGCGGCGAACGCTTCGTGGACGGCCACGACAGCGCGCACGCGCACGACCACCCGGGCAGCTGCGACCTCAAGGGCAACAACGACCTGCTCACGCTGACCACGCCAGACATCATTCGTGGCGTGCACGAGGCCTATCTGGAGGCCGGCGCGGATCTGGTCGAAACCAACACCTTCAACTCCACGCGCATCAGCCAGGCGGACTATCACCTGGAACACCTGGCGTACGAGCTGAACCGGGAAGGCGCACGCCTGGCTCGCGCCGCGTGCGACGCATTCGAAGCGAAAACGCCCGACAAGCCCCGCTTTGTCATCGGCGTGCTCGGTCCCACCAGCCGCACCGCCTCGCTGTCGCCGGACGTGAACGACCCCGGCTTTCGCAACGTCACCTTCGAAGAACTGGTATCCAACTACACCGAAGCCACTGCCGGCCTGGTGGATGGTGGCGCTGACATCATCATGGTGGAAACCATCTTCGACACGCTCAACGCGAAGGCCGCGCTGTTCGCCATCAGCGAACTGTTCCGCGAGCGTGGCGCGCGTCTGCCGGTGATGATCTCCGGCACCATCACCGACCGCTCCGGCCGCACGCTTTCCGGCCAGACGGCCGAAGCGTTCTACTACTCCGTGCAGCACGCGCGCCCGATTTCCGTAGGCCTCAACTGCGCACTGGGCGCGGCAGACCTGCGCCCGCACGTGCAGGTGCTCGCCAACACCGCCACCTGCTTCGTCAGCACCCATCCCAACGCCGGACTGCCCAACGCCTTCGGTGAGTACGATGAAACGCCGGAGCAGATGGCTGCCGTGATCGGCGGCTTCGCCCGCGATGGCCTGCTCAACCTGGTGGGCGGCTGCTGCGGCACCACGCCGGCGCATATCAAGGCGATTGCGGAAGCGGTGCGCGATGTCACGCCGCGCGTGCTTCCGGGCGAAGCGCAGGTTGCGGCGTAA
- a CDS encoding ArsR/SmtB family transcription factor: MDLATASSVLRLLADPTRVRLLALLEREELTVAELAAVLHLAQPRVSTHLAKLKEAELVRDRRAGVSAYYRANGETDEYLQVLLKSLRENIDDALLREDAERLPGVLAQRASEEGWADTVAGDMERHYSPGRTWETLARSLLQLLETGDVLDIASGDGITAELLAPHAHSIVCVDSSERVVEAASQRLKPFTNVEVRQGDMHALDLGERRFDLVLMLHALTYAEHPAKAVAEAARVLRSGGRLLAVTLGKHNHRAVVEPFDHRNLGFSHDELTGYAQKAGLDALSCTRLSRERKAPHFEVISLLARKP, translated from the coding sequence ATGGACCTGGCTACCGCCTCCAGCGTGCTGCGCCTGCTGGCGGACCCCACCCGTGTGCGCCTGCTCGCCCTGCTCGAGCGCGAGGAACTGACCGTGGCCGAGCTGGCCGCCGTGCTCCACCTGGCGCAGCCGCGCGTGTCCACCCACCTGGCCAAGCTCAAGGAAGCCGAACTGGTTCGCGACCGCCGCGCCGGCGTGTCCGCCTACTACCGGGCCAATGGCGAAACCGACGAATACCTGCAGGTGCTGCTGAAGTCCCTGCGCGAGAACATCGACGACGCGCTGCTGCGCGAAGACGCCGAGCGCCTGCCGGGCGTGCTCGCCCAGCGCGCCAGCGAAGAAGGCTGGGCCGACACCGTGGCCGGCGACATGGAGCGCCACTATTCGCCCGGCCGCACCTGGGAAACCCTGGCCCGCTCGCTGCTGCAGCTGCTGGAAACCGGCGACGTGCTGGATATCGCCTCCGGCGACGGCATCACCGCCGAACTGCTGGCGCCGCACGCGCATTCCATTGTCTGCGTGGACAGCAGCGAACGCGTGGTGGAAGCCGCCTCGCAACGCCTCAAGCCGTTCACCAACGTCGAAGTACGCCAGGGCGACATGCATGCACTCGACCTGGGCGAACGTCGTTTTGATCTTGTGCTGATGCTGCACGCCCTCACCTACGCCGAACACCCGGCAAAGGCCGTCGCCGAAGCGGCGCGCGTGCTGCGTAGCGGCGGTCGCCTGCTGGCCGTGACGCTGGGCAAACACAACCACCGTGCCGTGGTGGAGCCGTTCGATCACCGCAACCTCGGCTTCTCCCACGACGAGTTGACCGGCTATGCCCAGAAGGCCGGCCTGGACGCGTTGAGCTGTACGCGCCTGAGCCGCGAACGCAAGGCACCGCACTTTGAAGTGATCAGCCTGCTGGCGCGCAAGCCGTAA
- a CDS encoding acyl-CoA dehydrogenase family protein: MDFRFTDDQLSIQAIARDFAQKRIAPVAAELDEKGEFPLDNIREMGQLGLMGIEVPTEYGGAGMDPIAYVLAMIEIASADAATATIMSVNNSLFCTGILKHGNEEQKQKYVRAIAQGEAIGAYALTEPQSGSDASAMHTRATKNANGDWVINGKKSWITSGMVARYIILFAITTPGIGAKGVSAFIIDTQLPGFHAGKSEPKLGIRASATCEIEFSDYVCPKENLLGEEGKGFAMGMSLLDAGRIGIASQAVGIARAAYEASVQWSRDRKAFGQPIGTFQMTQAKIADMKCKLDAAMLLTLRAAWTKGEVEKHGGRFGTEASMAKLMASEAAMWISHQAVQIHGGMGYSREMPLERYFRDAKITEIYEGTSEIQRIVIARAETGLR, encoded by the coding sequence ATGGATTTCCGCTTTACCGACGACCAGCTGTCCATCCAGGCCATTGCCCGCGACTTTGCGCAGAAGCGCATTGCGCCGGTGGCGGCTGAGCTGGACGAGAAGGGGGAATTCCCGCTCGACAACATCCGCGAGATGGGTCAGCTGGGCCTGATGGGCATCGAGGTGCCCACCGAGTACGGCGGCGCGGGCATGGATCCGATTGCCTACGTGCTGGCGATGATCGAGATCGCCTCGGCCGACGCCGCCACGGCGACCATCATGTCGGTCAACAACTCGCTGTTCTGCACCGGCATCCTCAAGCACGGCAATGAAGAGCAGAAGCAGAAGTACGTGCGAGCCATCGCGCAGGGCGAGGCCATTGGCGCGTACGCACTGACCGAGCCGCAGTCCGGTTCGGACGCCTCGGCCATGCATACCCGTGCGACGAAGAATGCCAACGGTGACTGGGTCATCAACGGCAAGAAGAGCTGGATCACCTCCGGCATGGTGGCGCGCTACATCATCCTGTTCGCCATCACCACGCCGGGCATCGGCGCCAAGGGCGTGTCGGCTTTCATCATTGACACGCAGCTGCCGGGTTTCCACGCCGGCAAGAGCGAGCCCAAGCTGGGCATCCGCGCTTCGGCCACCTGCGAAATCGAATTCAGCGATTACGTGTGCCCGAAGGAAAACCTGCTGGGCGAAGAGGGCAAGGGCTTTGCCATGGGCATGAGCCTGCTCGATGCGGGCCGCATCGGCATCGCTTCGCAGGCCGTGGGCATTGCGCGCGCGGCGTACGAGGCTTCGGTGCAGTGGTCGCGTGACCGCAAGGCATTCGGCCAGCCGATCGGCACGTTTCAGATGACGCAGGCCAAGATCGCCGACATGAAGTGCAAGCTCGACGCCGCCATGCTGCTCACGCTGCGTGCCGCGTGGACCAAGGGCGAGGTGGAGAAGCATGGCGGCCGCTTCGGCACCGAAGCGTCCATGGCCAAGTTGATGGCGTCCGAAGCGGCCATGTGGATTTCGCACCAGGCGGTGCAGATCCACGGTGGCATGGGCTACTCCAGGGAAATGCCGCTGGAACGCTACTTCCGCGATGCCAAGATCACCGAGATCTACGAGGGCACCAGCGAGATCCAGCGCATCGTGATTGCCCGCGCGGAAACGGGCCTGCGCTGA
- a CDS encoding GGDEF domain-containing protein — protein sequence MSDVVEKLEEESMVYKTLLESTKAIPWRIQWDSLSFSYIGPQIEELLGWAPDSWVSVQDWAERIHPEDRDWAVNFCVAQSKAGVDHEADYRALCKDGSYVWIRDVVHVVRKNDGSVDALVGFMFDISERKRTEQRLMELQRELETLSFKDGLTGIANRRRFDTVFQEEWDGARRSGRPLSLLMLDIDYFKQYNDHYGHVQGDYCLKVVAKTLEKAVRGPRDFLARFGGEEFVLVLPDTDAATAAQVAERCHEFIRGEWIPHERSMAGMALSMSIGAGTVVPMQNDERQAFLELVDRRLYSAKVRGRNTTVSGEQ from the coding sequence ATGTCAGACGTCGTCGAGAAGCTGGAAGAAGAAAGCATGGTCTACAAGACCCTGCTGGAGTCCACCAAGGCCATTCCCTGGCGCATCCAGTGGGACAGCCTGTCGTTTTCCTATATTGGCCCGCAGATCGAGGAATTGCTGGGCTGGGCGCCGGACAGCTGGGTCAGCGTGCAGGACTGGGCCGAGCGCATCCACCCGGAAGACCGCGACTGGGCGGTGAACTTCTGCGTGGCCCAGTCCAAGGCCGGCGTCGACCACGAGGCCGACTATCGCGCGCTGTGCAAGGACGGCAGCTACGTGTGGATCCGCGACGTAGTGCATGTGGTGCGCAAGAACGACGGCAGCGTGGATGCACTGGTCGGTTTCATGTTCGACATCAGCGAGCGCAAGCGCACCGAGCAGCGCCTGATGGAACTGCAGCGGGAGCTGGAAACCCTGTCCTTCAAGGACGGCCTCACCGGCATCGCCAACCGTCGCCGTTTCGACACCGTGTTCCAGGAAGAGTGGGATGGTGCCCGGCGCAGCGGACGCCCTTTGTCCCTGCTCATGCTCGATATCGATTACTTCAAGCAATACAACGACCACTACGGCCACGTGCAGGGTGATTACTGCCTGAAGGTGGTGGCCAAGACGCTGGAGAAGGCCGTGCGCGGCCCGCGTGATTTCCTGGCTCGCTTCGGTGGCGAAGAGTTCGTGCTGGTGCTGCCGGACACGGATGCCGCCACCGCGGCACAGGTGGCGGAGCGTTGCCACGAATTCATTCGCGGCGAGTGGATTCCGCACGAGCGCTCGATGGCCGGCATGGCGTTGAGCATGAGCATTGGCGCGGGCACCGTGGTGCCGATGCAGAACGACGAGCGCCAGGCCTTCCTTGAACTGGTCGACCGCCGGCTGTACTCGGCCAAGGTGCGCGGCCGCAACACCACGGTCAGCGGCGAGCAGTGA